A single Triticum dicoccoides isolate Atlit2015 ecotype Zavitan chromosome 2A, WEW_v2.0, whole genome shotgun sequence DNA region contains:
- the LOC119358376 gene encoding pentatricopeptide repeat-containing protein At3g53700, chloroplastic-like encodes MRPAASSDRHPRRSTATKPPPPSKSAFPSALWLHPAASADPQWPPARAAVRTLGRLVPRTHTHSTAATTSSPSSSPAHTLDDYNRLLAALARDGDGESALRVLRRMRHSSPAACAPTAASYVSAMSALAKAGRAADATALFDDMLAHGVAPDRRAYSLLLHVYSTHLGLPAAGLSVLHWMSGLGVRPSAVDYADLIFSFCRAGQLPDALQLLDEMRGLGYPLPPHVYHPILQAHCDAGDIPAAETLIAFMRASGGRSGCNPDVVIYNIYIHGLCRVGDFHAVQRVINDSVWNWWVPDAVTYSTYVAGLCRAGYIEDAFRQLDIMVAKGLQLTVVGLNILLDYAAKDVDMWVAKVVLERCEELGFEVDVVTYNTVMEHFSKKMQWLIALRLFTDLLKKPITPDVQTYNILISSLCRAGKFELAKFVFSCNGFVADTVTCNILIHQFYSAGKEGELGFLFSDVDTGKITPDTITYNTLVDCLFRSGRRTEAANLVRHIDGGYPAEPVAHLAFWLVRSGNVREALSLFDDMLVKGVALDAMVFANVIKAFCRKGPGECTDMTQLCSVLDRMLGIG; translated from the coding sequence ATGCGGCCTGCCGCTTCATCAGATCGCCATCCCCGCCGCTCAACAGCcacaaagccgccgccgccgtccaagtCCGCCTTCCCTTCCGCGCTTTGGCTCCACCCTGCTGCCTCCGCCGACCCTCAATGGCCGCCGGCGCGCGCGGCGGTGCGCACGCTCGGGCGCCTCGTCCCCCGCACCCACAcccactccaccgccgccaccacctcctccccctcctcctccccggcGCACACCCTGGACGACTACAACCGCCTGCTGGCGGCCCTGGCGCGGGACGGGGACGGCGAGTCGGCGCTGCGCGTGCTCCGCCGCATGCGCCACAGCTCGCCCGCGGCCTGCGCGCCCACGGCCGCCTCCTACGTCTCCGCCATGTCGGCGCTCGCCAAGGCCGGCCGCGCCGCCGACGCCACGGCGCTCTTCGACGACATGCTCGCGCACGGCGTGGCGCCCGACCGCCGCGCCTACTCGCTCCTCCTCCACGTCTACTCCACCCACCTcggcctccccgccgccggcctctCCGTGCTGCACTGGATGTCCGGCCTCGGCGTCCGCCCCAGCGCCGTCGACTACGCCGACCTCATCTTCTCCTTCTGCCGCGCGGGCCAGCTCCCGGACGCGCTCCAGCTGCTCGACGAAATGCGCGGGCTCGGGTACCCGCTCCCCCCGCACGTCTACCACCCGATACTCCAGGCCCATTGCGACGCCGGCGACATCCCGGCCGCCGAGACGCTCATCGCCTTCATGCGCGCCTCCGGGGGCCGCTCCGGGTGCAACCCCGACGTCGTCATCTACAACATCTACATCCACGGGCTGTGCAGGGTCGGGGATTTCCACGCCGTGCAGAGGGTTATCAACGACAGCGTCTGGAACTGGTGGGTGCCGGACGCGGTGACCTACAGCACCTACGTTGCCGGGCTCTGCCGGGCTGGGTACATCGAGGACGCGTTCAGGCAGCTGGACATCATGGTCGCCAAGGGGCTACAGCTGACCGTGGTCGGCCTCAACATACTGCTGGATTACGCCGCCAAGGATGTAGATATGTGGGTGGCCAAGGTGGTGCTGGAGCGCTGCGAAGAGCTGGGCTTCGAGGTTGACGTCGTGACGTACAACACGGTCATGGAACATTTCTCCAAGAAGATGCAGTGGCTGATTGCCCTCAGGCTGTTCACCGATCTGCTCAAGAAGCCCATAACACCCGATGTGCAGACGTACAACATCTTGATCTCATCCCTGTGCCGAGCCGGCAAGTTTGAGCTCGCCAAGTTCGTCTTCAGTTGCAACGGGTTTGTGGCGGACACCGTGACCTGTAACATTCTGATCCACCAGTTCTACAGTGCTGGAAAGGAGGGCGAGCTCGGGTTCTTGTTCTCCGATGTTGACACAGGGAAGATTACCCCAGATACAATCACATACAACACGCTGGTCGATTGCCTCTTTAGGTCTGGGAGGAGGACCGAGGCTGCCAATCTGGTCAGGCACATCGACGGCGGCTACCCTGCGGAGCCCGTAGCGCATCTGGCTTTCTGGTTGGTTAGGAGCGGAAATGTTCGAGAGGCTTTGAGTCTGTTTGATGACATGCTAGTGAAAGGAGTCGCTTTAGATGCTATGGTTTTCGCCAATGTGATCAAGGCATTCTGCAGAAAGGGTCCAGGGGAGTGCACAGATATGACACAGCTGTGCTCTGTGCTGGATAGGATGCTTGGGATTGGATGA
- the LOC119358377 gene encoding plastid division protein CDP1, chloroplastic-like, producing the protein MAVSWCRQRAGRRRRRRAGAEEGSEGAESAPSSSSSARRGGNASAGRGAAVRARVAGAAAPVTAAAAEGCGRQEAPAAPAVEIPVTCYQILGVTEKAEKDEIVKSAIELRKSEIEDGYTEEVLTCRQALLLDVRDKLLFEQEYAGSTRAKVPPRSSLHIPWSWLPAALCVLQEVGEEKLVLDIGQAALRRTDSKPYAHDVLLAMALAECSIAKASFEKSKVSLGFEALARAQYLLRKKPSLEKMPLLEQIEESLEELAPACTLEVLSLPRTPENSERRRGAIAALRELLGQGLDVESSCRVHDWPYFLGQAMDKLLATEIVELLSWDSLATTRKNKKSLESQSQRVVVDFNCFYRAMLAHLASGFSTRQTELISKAKTICECLVASENTDLKFEESFCSFLLGEESGTTVFEKLQQLQSNGSSNSRNYGLAKKKDSSDKVTVNQSLELWLKEVALSRFADTRDCPPSLANFFAAPKRLISTSKQKLGATRRVLLSSQTSPSASTCNRTSGQQNPRLNSTSHLGEAVKQLAPTTLGGQGSTDRPVNGLSTTSVPLKRNPGSHPVRTLESWGLTGDVIGKIAYTAVLGFALFGTLKLLRFQFGNTKPAPSTRESAATSSLNETSPSEGSFISSRVREQFEKLSKMLWLNNRVHLRSERSDLSPGSSDVAAIARKERMSLQEAEALVKQWQDIKSEALGPDYEIDMLSEVLDGSMLSKWQDLALSAKEQSCYWRFVLLNLSVVRAEILLDEAGDGEVAEINAVLEEAAELVDDSQPKKPSYYSTYEVQYTLRRQDGGSWKICEAAVRDLS; encoded by the exons ATGGCGGTGAGCTGGTGTCGGCAGCGGGctggacgacggcgacggcgacgagctgGAGCAGAGGAAGGAAGCGAGGGAGCAGAGAG tgccccttcctcctcctcctcggcgcggcggggcggcaaTGCCTCCGCCGGGCGCGGGGCCGCGGTGCGCGCGAGGGTCGCGGGGGCCGCCGCGCCGGTGACCGCGGCGGCGGCCGAGGGCTGCGGCAGGCAGGAGGCCCCCGCTGCGCCCGCCGTCGAGATCCCCGTCACGTGCTACCAG ATCCTGGGCGTAACGGAGAAGGCCGAGAAGGACGAGATCGTCAAGTCGGCCATCGAGCTGAGGAAGTCGGAGATCGAGGATGGGTACACGGAGGAGGTGCTCACCTGCAGACAG GCTCTGCTGCTGGACGTGAGAGACAAGCTTCTCTTTGAACAGGAGTACGCAGGAAGCACCAGGGCCAAGGTTCCGCCCAGATCCTCTCTCCATATACCCTGGAGCTGGTTGCCTGCTGCCTTGTGTGTCTTGCAGGAG GTTGGGGAAGAGAAGCTGGTTTTGGACATTGGTCAGGCAGCTCTACGACGTACTGATTCTAAGCCATATGCTCACGATGTACTTCTTGCAATGGCACTAGCTGAA TGCTCCATTGCAAAAGCTAGCTTTGAAAAAAGTAAAGTATCTCTTGGCTTTGAGGCTCTAGCACGTGCTCAATATCTTTTGAGGAAAAAACCATCTTTAGAGAAGATGCCCCTTCTTGAGCAG ATTGAAGAATCACTTGAAGAGCTTGCACCAGCTTGCACTCTAGAGGTTTTAAGCCTGCCCCGTACACCTGAAAATTCTGAACGCAGGCGGGGTGCTATTGCAGCTCTCCGTGAATTGCTTGGACAGGGACTTGATGTTGAGTCATCTTGTAGAGTTCATGATTGGCCTTATTTCCTGGGCCAGGCAATGGACAAGTTATTAGCCACTGAAATCGTGGAACTACTTTCTTGGGACTCTTTGGCTACAACTCGTAAAAACAAAAAATCATTGGAGTCCCAGAGCCAGCGGGTGGTAGTTGACTTCAACTGCTTCTACAGGGCAATGCTTGCACACCTTGCATCTGGATTTTCAACCCGGCAGACTGAGTTG ATAAGTAAAGCTAAAACCATCTGCGAGTGCCTAGTTGCATCTGAGAACACCGACCTGAAATTTGAGGAATCTTTTTGCTCGTTTCTTCTTGGAGAG GAATCTGGCACCACAGTTTTCGAAAAGCTTCAGCAGCTTCAAAGTAATGGAAGTTCCAATTCAAGGAATTATGGGTTAGCTAAGAAGAAAGACAGCAGTGACAAGGTTACTGTCAACCAATCACTG GAACTGTGGCTGAAGGAAGTGGCACTTTCTCGTTTTGCAGATACAAGAGATTGTCCGCCATCCTTG GCCAACTTCTTTGCTGCTCCTAAGCGCCTGATTAGCACTTCCAAGCAGAAACTAGGAGCCACGAGAAGGGTCCTTTTGAGCTCACAGACGTCTCCTAGTGCCTCCACGTGCAACAGAACTTCAGGACAGCAGAATCCAAGATTAAATTCTACCAGCCATCTCGGGGAAGCTGTAAAGCAGCTTGCACCAACCACCCTGGGGGGCCAGGGATCAACGGATAGGCCAGTGAATGGTTTAAGTACAACATCTGTTCCTCTGAAGCGCAATCCTGGATCCCATCCTGTAAGAACCTTGGAATCGTGGGGCCTGACTGGGGATGTTATAGGAAAAATCGCTTACACTGCAGTCCTGGGGTTTGCCCTATTTGGTACATTAAAACTGCTCAGGTTTCAGTTTGGGAACACAAAACCTGCCCCCTCAACGAGAGAATCTGCAGCTACATCTTCTCTGAATGAAACATCTCCGTCAGAAGGTTCTTTTATCAGTAGCAGAGTAAGGGAACAGTTTGAGAAGCTGTCAAAAATGCTTTGGTTGAACAATAGGGTCCATTTGAGAAGTGAAAGAAGTGATCTGTCTCCTGGTTCTAGTGATGTGGCTGCTATAGCTCGCAAGGAAAGGATGTCTCTTCAAGAAGCAGAGGCACTTGTGAAGCAGTGGCAAGATATCAAATCTGAAGCTCTTGGCCCTGACTATGAAATCGATATGCTCTCCGAGGTCCTCGATGGTTCAATGCTGTCAAAG TGGCAAGACTTGGCTTTATCAGCAAAGGAGCAGTCCTGCTACTGGAGATTTGTTCTGCTGAATCTCTCTGTTGTCCGAGCCGAGATCCTGCTGGATGAGGCTGGTGACGGTGAAGTTGCGGAAATCAATGCTGTGCTCGAGGAAGCTGCTGAGCTTGTTGATGACTCTCAGCCCAAGAAGCCTAGTTACTACAG TACGTATGAAGTTCAGTACACACTGAGGAGGCAGGACGGCGGATCTTGGAAAATCTGCGAGGCTGCTGTCCGGGACCTGTCGTGA
- the LOC119357097 gene encoding protein FAR1-RELATED SEQUENCE 5-like, protein MNPRAPGWNKRLKIEAAAPSRAPFPNRVSKKSLRNLCGKMNKENADDDVKKTMDVFAEIGDKDPHFTYRVQADSEGRIKNLMWATGSIRLQYNSFRDVITFDTTYRTNLYDMPFGLFVGVNNHFQSVILAGVLVRDENQESFEWVFSEFLRMMGASVPMTILTGTTHRWCKWHILTKAKESLSPLYTKKSDFRRSNSWCSDNFGCQSEWCYQSITHCKAYTHGWQWHRWSAEQCKPVKDP, encoded by the exons ATGAACCCCCGTGCTCCTGGATGGAACAAAAG GCTAAAGATTGAAGCTGCAGCACCCAGCAGAGCACCTTTCCCAAACCGTGTCAGCAAGAAGTCTCTGCGTAATCTGTGTGGCAAGATGAACAAGGAGAATGCAGATGATGATGTGAAGAAGACGATGGATGTTTTTGCAGAGATTGGAGATAAAGATCCACACTTCACATACAGGGTTCAAGCTGACAGTGAGGGGAGGATCAAGAATCTGATGTGGGCAACTGGGAGCATCAGGCTGCAGTACAACTCCTTTCGCGATGTCATAACATTCGACACGACTTATAGGACCAACCTATATGACATGCCTTTCGGGCTTTTTGTTGGGGTGAACAATCACTTTCAGAGTGTGATACTGGCTGGTGTTCTTGTTCGCGACGAAAACCAAGAGAGTTTCGAGTGGGTTTTCTCAGAATTCCTGAGAATGATGGGTGCTTCTGTACCCATGACCATACTTACAG GGACAACACACAGATGGTGCAAATGGCACATTCTGACGAAGGCCAAGGAGTCGTTGAGTCCTCTGTACACAAAGAAAAGCGACTTCAGGAGGTCAAACAGCTG GTGTTCAGACAACTTTGGATGTCAGTCAGAGTGGTGTTATCAGAGTATCACGCATTGCAA GGCATACACGCATGGGTGGCAGTGGCATCGATGGAGCGCAGAGCAATGTAAACCAGTCAAGGATCCgtag
- the LOC119357098 gene encoding thioredoxin X, chloroplastic-like: MASAPSTTASTLAPPPPLRSPLSFSSSRRLPFAVALPRAAGPLLCRAPALARARVRCRGAVKLVGEGEFEAEVMQSDLPVLVDFVADWCGPCRLVAPVVDWASEEYEGRLKIVKIDHDANPQIIEKYKVYGLPALILFKNGQEVPGSRREGAINKAKFKDYIEPLLETSNVA; the protein is encoded by the exons atggCATCCGCGCCGAGCACCACCGCGTCCACGCTCGCGCCCCCTCCGCCCCTCCGCTCgcccctctccttctcctcctcccgccGGCTCCCTTTCGCCGTCGCGCTCCCTCGGGCAGCGGGGCCCCTCCTCTGCCGCGCGCCCGCCCTGGCGCGCGCGCGCGTCCGGTGCCGCGGGGCGGTGAAGCTGGTCGGGGAGGGCGAGTTCGAGGCGGAGGTCATGCAGTCGGACCTGCCCGTGctcgtcgacttcgtcgccgacTGGTGCGGGCCCTGCCGCCTCGTCGCCCCCGTCGTCGACTGGGCCTCCGAG GAATACGAGGGGAGATTAAAGATTGTCAAGATCGACCATGACGCAAATCCTCAAATTATCGAGAAGTACAAGGTTTACGGTCTCCCGGCGTTGATCCTCTTCAAGAACGGGCAGGAGGTGCCAGGGAGCCGAAGAGAAGGCGCGATAAACAAGGCCAAGTTCAAGGACTACATCGAGCCTCTCCTGGAGACCTCAAATGTGGCCTGA